In a single window of the Terriglobus roseus genome:
- a CDS encoding PP2C family protein-serine/threonine phosphatase — protein MLKWLMNGLSQYEGLFGSGVLLSQVYLLGVASAVFGIEWLLVGHDNFVSTLIYTLIAGNAVSLLLSSASSLFADQPFPRDWIIYTALLLPVSFISSVVGGVLDHLILRIPVNDLRDWQRGDIPFAALIVFIIGIADYLFVSARLRMQALNAQLAQQVQYGQQQIDSHASELQAAFDIQSSLLPRTIPQIAGVEISCAWQPARTVSGDFFDVIVLSDTRIGFCLADVSGKGMSAALITANLMASFRAFAPNENSPARLCQRLNDALCANLPPGRFVTLAYAILDRARMSLTYELAGHNPPLLLRGEDAILMPGTGPVLGLLPDASYGDNVLQLRPGDCLLLSTDGVTEAFNATEEEFGEQRMIDAARHGGSSAHAIRSQIMREVRAFAEDHFYDDASVMVVALT, from the coding sequence TTGCTCAAATGGCTCATGAACGGTCTGTCGCAGTACGAAGGTCTCTTCGGCTCTGGAGTCCTGCTTTCGCAGGTGTACCTGCTCGGCGTCGCTTCCGCGGTGTTCGGCATAGAATGGTTGCTGGTCGGGCATGACAACTTTGTCAGCACGCTCATCTACACGCTCATTGCCGGCAATGCCGTCTCTCTGCTGTTGTCCTCCGCAAGCTCCCTCTTTGCAGACCAACCGTTCCCGCGCGACTGGATTATCTACACTGCACTGTTGTTGCCCGTGTCCTTTATATCGAGCGTTGTAGGTGGTGTGCTGGATCACCTCATCCTGCGGATTCCCGTTAACGATCTTCGGGATTGGCAGCGCGGCGACATTCCGTTTGCCGCCCTGATCGTCTTCATCATTGGCATCGCGGACTACCTGTTCGTCAGCGCGCGCCTTCGCATGCAGGCGCTCAATGCGCAACTCGCGCAGCAGGTGCAGTACGGCCAGCAGCAGATTGATTCGCACGCATCAGAACTGCAGGCAGCCTTCGACATCCAGTCCAGCCTCTTACCGCGAACCATTCCGCAGATCGCAGGCGTCGAGATCAGTTGCGCATGGCAGCCCGCACGTACGGTCAGCGGAGACTTCTTCGATGTCATCGTGCTCAGCGACACACGCATCGGCTTCTGCCTGGCAGACGTATCAGGCAAGGGCATGAGCGCGGCGCTCATCACGGCGAATCTCATGGCAAGCTTCCGCGCGTTCGCCCCGAATGAGAACAGCCCCGCTCGTCTCTGCCAGCGTTTGAATGATGCGCTCTGCGCTAACCTGCCGCCGGGACGATTTGTCACCTTGGCCTATGCCATCCTCGACCGCGCACGGATGTCGTTGACCTACGAACTCGCCGGGCACAATCCGCCGCTGCTCCTGCGTGGCGAGGATGCAATCCTCATGCCCGGCACTGGCCCTGTACTCGGTCTTCTGCCTGACGCCAGCTACGGAGATAACGTACTGCAACTGCGGCCGGGTGACTGCCTGCTGCTCTCGACGGACGGCGTAACCGAAGCCTTCAATGCCACGGAAGAAGAATTCGGCGAGCAGCGCATGATCGACGCAGCACGGCACGGCGGATCATCCGCACACGCGATTCGCTCACAAATCATGCGCGAAGTGCGAGCGTTCGCCGAAGACCACTTTTATGACGACGCCTCAGTCATGGTCGTAGCACTCACATAG
- a CDS encoding SOS response-associated peptidase family protein — protein MCGRYGRRSDKQKIAEHFRAKPSPAELPMPDADYNIAPTTHQPIIRQSRETGEREMILARWGLVPFFTKDLNDVKGLSTINARSETITKASTWREPFKKRRCLIPASFF, from the coding sequence ATGTGTGGACGGTACGGAAGGCGGAGTGACAAACAGAAGATCGCGGAACACTTTCGCGCGAAGCCTTCACCGGCTGAGTTGCCGATGCCTGATGCCGACTACAACATCGCGCCGACGACTCATCAGCCCATCATCCGGCAGAGTCGCGAGACGGGTGAGCGAGAAATGATCCTGGCCCGATGGGGACTGGTGCCGTTCTTCACAAAGGATCTGAACGACGTCAAAGGTCTCTCGACGATCAACGCGAGATCGGAAACGATCACCAAAGCTTCGACGTGGCGTGAACCTTTCAAGAAAAGACGGTGCCTGATTCCCGCCTCGTTTTTCTAA
- a CDS encoding cytochrome c has product MRPWLLISSISAGLALSCTVLVFAAGPQDGPQPGHRNDPVSVQQTMDLLIDPAADALWASVGTSVSSRGTRVHEPRNAAEWAKVARYAQLLVSGAKRLQAPGLPVGSNAHSRLADADTPGTRTAAQIRADIDADPERFRAAAIRLEEVSNDAWKAARKHDVAGILDAGGALDAACEACHAAYWYPRTAPQVLPSAKEFAAKVNRVK; this is encoded by the coding sequence ATGCGTCCTTGGCTCCTTATCTCCTCCATAAGCGCCGGCCTGGCACTTTCCTGCACGGTGCTGGTCTTCGCTGCCGGTCCGCAGGATGGCCCACAGCCTGGCCACCGCAACGATCCCGTCAGCGTCCAGCAGACGATGGATCTCCTGATTGACCCGGCGGCCGATGCTCTCTGGGCCTCCGTGGGAACGTCCGTATCGAGTCGCGGGACACGCGTCCACGAACCGCGCAACGCTGCGGAATGGGCGAAGGTTGCCCGTTACGCGCAGTTGCTCGTGTCCGGAGCGAAGCGCCTGCAGGCACCAGGCCTGCCCGTAGGATCCAATGCTCATAGCCGTCTCGCCGATGCCGACACGCCGGGCACGCGTACTGCCGCGCAGATCCGCGCCGACATAGACGCAGACCCGGAACGCTTCCGAGCCGCGGCAATCCGATTGGAAGAAGTGTCGAACGACGCATGGAAAGCGGCTCGCAAGCATGATGTTGCCGGCATTCTTGATGCGGGCGGTGCACTCGATGCTGCCTGCGAGGCTTGCCACGCTGCCTATTGGTATCCAAGGACAGCACCGCAGGTCCTGCCGTCAGCAAAGGAGTTTGCGGCCAAAGTGAACCGGGTTAAGTAG
- a CDS encoding ArdC family protein produces the protein MNSNATAHNVTTLPSIPKPQTSKEVIAANVQLLIEQLEAGHSEGLTAYLTAMGRFHNYSFGNILEIARQMPEATRVAGLYAWNQLGRKVMNGQKGIRILAPMSGTRKEKDTEATADPAVTHKPVLVGFQRLLDMPGYDVAALVEKSGKSASHIYARLSLLQLIPAIAEAFSTERITASHANLLSRLPHESQTEAFEQCWRKDWQDKEPHLLPAKHLSAWIQANLYLELAEAPFDREDPTLNPAGGACVTCQRRSGYNTTLFCDVQGDQCLDGACYETKVNVHIDRELAAHPELIQIENGYRSPKEKRPGAVQRGHFREIEQPDNPDAEPVTPCEAFKPAIIVYGRRVGTTLIVCTDNKCPIHDPRESARRAQQEKENPTPVMAPAAETETEEEAAQREAEHQQRRQQYEEELHRKGEERCLQQEQEDAEYEARQAEREQLRTQREGTFERLIADAPKTFTAPQLRTLLRALVNLDPYSFTDELAEEIANEDENHSTEEFLLSVIDGTADGKLTAFALRLALSGHRGIPREGEPDFLAEAEAVFALSTKKAKAQKTKNGQITMSEQKAKPNKETANKQIAA, from the coding sequence ATGAACAGCAACGCCACCGCACACAACGTCACTACTCTTCCCTCCATACCGAAGCCGCAGACCTCGAAAGAAGTCATCGCCGCAAACGTTCAGTTGCTGATCGAGCAGCTTGAGGCAGGACATTCTGAGGGCCTGACCGCCTACCTCACAGCCATGGGGCGGTTTCATAACTACTCGTTCGGCAACATCCTTGAGATCGCACGACAGATGCCCGAGGCGACCCGTGTTGCTGGCCTCTACGCGTGGAACCAGCTTGGACGCAAGGTGATGAACGGACAGAAGGGCATCCGCATCCTTGCCCCGATGAGCGGCACCCGCAAAGAGAAGGACACCGAAGCTACAGCTGATCCGGCCGTCACACACAAGCCCGTCCTCGTGGGATTCCAGAGACTACTGGACATGCCCGGCTACGATGTCGCCGCATTGGTCGAGAAGTCCGGCAAGAGCGCGAGCCACATCTACGCGCGCTTATCGCTTCTGCAACTCATCCCTGCCATTGCCGAGGCGTTCAGCACCGAGCGCATTACGGCCAGCCATGCCAACCTTCTATCCCGTCTCCCGCACGAGTCACAGACCGAAGCCTTCGAACAGTGCTGGCGCAAGGACTGGCAGGACAAGGAACCGCACCTGCTTCCCGCCAAGCACCTGAGCGCTTGGATACAGGCGAATCTCTATCTTGAGCTTGCCGAAGCACCCTTCGACCGCGAAGACCCCACGCTTAACCCCGCCGGAGGAGCATGTGTCACCTGCCAGCGACGCAGCGGCTACAACACGACCTTGTTCTGCGACGTCCAGGGCGATCAGTGCCTTGATGGAGCTTGCTACGAAACCAAGGTCAACGTACACATCGACCGTGAGCTTGCCGCGCACCCCGAACTTATCCAGATCGAGAACGGCTACCGCAGCCCAAAAGAGAAGCGCCCCGGAGCCGTCCAGCGTGGCCACTTCCGTGAGATCGAGCAGCCCGACAACCCCGACGCAGAGCCGGTCACGCCCTGCGAGGCATTCAAGCCCGCCATCATCGTCTACGGCAGGCGTGTCGGCACCACCCTCATCGTTTGCACCGACAACAAGTGCCCCATCCACGACCCGCGTGAGTCAGCACGCCGTGCTCAACAGGAGAAGGAAAACCCTACACCAGTGATGGCTCCCGCAGCCGAGACCGAAACTGAAGAAGAAGCCGCACAACGTGAAGCGGAACACCAGCAGCGTCGGCAGCAGTACGAAGAAGAGCTGCACCGCAAGGGAGAAGAGCGCTGTCTTCAGCAGGAGCAGGAAGACGCAGAGTACGAGGCACGACAGGCAGAGCGGGAGCAGCTTCGCACCCAGCGTGAGGGGACCTTCGAACGCCTCATCGCCGACGCTCCCAAAACCTTCACAGCACCACAGCTTCGCACGCTGCTCCGCGCACTCGTTAACCTCGACCCGTATAGCTTCACTGATGAGCTGGCCGAGGAGATCGCCAACGAAGACGAGAACCATAGCACCGAGGAATTCCTGCTCTCAGTGATCGACGGCACCGCCGATGGCAAGCTGACTGCGTTTGCTCTCCGTCTAGCCCTCTCGGGACATCGCGGCATCCCGCGTGAAGGCGAACCCGACTTCTTGGCTGAAGCCGAGGCCGTCTTTGCTCTATCAACCAAGAAGGCAAAGGCACAGAAGACCAAGAATGGTCAGATCACCATGTCCGAGCAAAAGGCCAAACCAAACAAGGAGACAGCCAACAAGCAGATCGCAGCCTAA
- a CDS encoding DUF3500 domain-containing protein: MKRLLSLAVAVVFCVPTLVRAQGKSSTEAVVHAANDFLATLTVEQKQKVMYAFDDATQRARWSNFPTGVVARGGISLKQMTAEQQQAAMKLMGTVLSPMGLEKVNEIREADDDFKANGSKRGPGGGGPRPQGPPPGGGQGGPPPQFGGGGRGPGGPGGPGGRPPGGGDLFGSDLYFISFLGTPSATQPWMLQFGGHHLALNITIAGSKGVLTPTLTGAQPAIFKLNGKTIRPVGRESDKALALLKSLDEAQQKQAVLSYQVADLVLGPGQDGKKITPEGLKAQKMNAQQKAMLLDLIAEWSGILTEPYASARLNQMKDDLDDTYFAWSGATTAEAGTNITAYYRIQGPHLVIEYAPQSDEPGNHVHTMYRDPTNDYGSALAKQ, from the coding sequence ATGAAACGACTTCTATCGCTTGCCGTCGCAGTAGTGTTCTGCGTTCCAACTCTGGTCCGCGCGCAGGGAAAGAGCTCAACCGAAGCAGTCGTACACGCTGCGAATGACTTCCTTGCAACGCTCACCGTAGAGCAGAAGCAGAAGGTAATGTACGCCTTTGACGATGCAACACAGCGGGCTCGCTGGTCGAACTTTCCAACCGGTGTCGTCGCGCGCGGCGGCATTAGCCTCAAGCAGATGACCGCAGAGCAGCAGCAGGCCGCCATGAAGCTGATGGGCACCGTACTCAGCCCCATGGGGCTTGAGAAGGTGAACGAGATTCGCGAGGCCGACGATGACTTCAAGGCCAACGGGTCAAAGCGCGGACCGGGTGGTGGCGGGCCGCGTCCGCAGGGACCACCGCCGGGCGGCGGCCAGGGCGGACCTCCGCCACAGTTTGGCGGCGGCGGGCGCGGTCCAGGTGGCCCCGGTGGTCCGGGTGGCCGACCTCCCGGCGGCGGAGACCTCTTCGGCAGCGATCTCTACTTCATCTCGTTCCTTGGAACACCCTCCGCAACCCAGCCGTGGATGTTGCAGTTTGGCGGGCATCATCTTGCGTTGAACATCACCATCGCAGGCAGCAAGGGCGTGCTGACACCAACGCTGACCGGCGCACAACCGGCAATATTTAAGCTCAACGGCAAGACCATACGTCCCGTTGGTCGCGAGAGCGACAAGGCGCTGGCGCTGTTGAAGTCACTGGATGAAGCGCAGCAGAAACAAGCAGTGCTGAGCTACCAGGTTGCGGACCTTGTGCTTGGACCGGGGCAGGACGGCAAGAAGATCACACCGGAAGGCCTGAAGGCACAGAAGATGAACGCGCAGCAAAAGGCCATGCTGCTCGACCTCATTGCGGAGTGGTCCGGCATCCTGACCGAACCCTACGCCAGTGCGCGTTTGAACCAGATGAAGGACGACCTGGACGACACCTACTTCGCATGGAGCGGTGCGACCACGGCGGAAGCCGGCACCAACATCACGGCGTACTACCGCATCCAGGGGCCGCACCTGGTCATTGAATACGCTCCGCAGAGCGACGAGCCCGGCAACCATGTGCACACCATGTACCGCGATCCAACTAACGACTACGGCAGCGCCCTAGCGAAGCAATGA
- a CDS encoding GGDEF domain-containing protein: MSFSRPMFSGALERDFIEDARAFRGKRQWLESFISIALYTVFAVLSLVAAPEGHSLESRLRFELVIPLLLLLNLAFWFRFATWLRDMATLITSGIAGSVEILTHLSPHDGSRYVAHLAVIVVLIFTNTVMRLRPFYAVGALVWAIGVECVLIALQPPNTLSSGIFRAALVLTVGFLTVIASYSQDREARLAFLRLVQKEQMVGDLALSNQELVTAASTDGLTGLANRSSLDKRLAEMWAEPLLSMQECSIIMADIDHFKSINDRYGHLYGDRVIRRVGHLMSEALRGEDDFIARYGGEEFVVILPHTSLQQALAVAERLRGLIELAGLPSLRTEDPDLEGMRATISCGVATGLPRLLSEPDALIGGADLGLYRAKREGRNVVRESPSPT; encoded by the coding sequence TTGAGCTTCAGCCGACCAATGTTTTCGGGGGCTCTCGAGCGAGACTTCATCGAAGACGCAAGAGCATTCCGTGGTAAGCGGCAATGGCTGGAAAGCTTCATCAGCATTGCGCTTTACACTGTCTTTGCAGTCCTAAGTCTTGTAGCAGCCCCTGAAGGCCACAGCCTTGAGTCGCGTCTTCGTTTCGAACTTGTCATCCCGCTCCTTCTGCTTCTGAACCTGGCTTTCTGGTTTCGTTTCGCCACTTGGCTGCGCGATATGGCAACCTTGATCACATCTGGCATCGCTGGCTCAGTTGAGATCCTCACCCATCTATCCCCCCACGACGGTAGTCGCTACGTAGCTCATCTAGCTGTAATTGTGGTCCTCATTTTCACAAATACTGTAATGAGGCTTCGACCCTTCTATGCGGTGGGAGCGCTTGTTTGGGCAATCGGGGTCGAGTGCGTGTTGATCGCACTACAGCCGCCGAATACTCTCAGTTCGGGGATCTTCCGTGCAGCGTTGGTCCTGACAGTGGGCTTCCTCACAGTCATAGCGAGCTACAGCCAAGACCGGGAGGCGCGTCTCGCCTTCCTGCGGTTGGTGCAAAAAGAACAGATGGTTGGCGATCTTGCACTGTCCAATCAGGAACTTGTCACCGCGGCCTCGACCGATGGCTTGACGGGCCTGGCGAATCGATCGTCCCTCGATAAACGTCTAGCCGAGATGTGGGCAGAACCGCTCCTTTCGATGCAGGAGTGTTCGATCATCATGGCAGACATCGATCACTTCAAAAGCATCAATGACCGTTATGGTCATCTCTATGGAGACAGGGTGATCAGGCGTGTCGGACATCTCATGTCAGAGGCTCTTCGGGGCGAAGACGACTTTATAGCACGTTATGGAGGCGAAGAGTTTGTAGTGATTTTGCCCCACACGTCACTTCAACAGGCCTTGGCCGTGGCCGAACGGCTGCGCGGATTGATCGAATTAGCTGGCCTGCCTTCGTTGCGTACGGAAGATCCTGACCTAGAGGGCATGCGCGCCACCATCTCTTGCGGTGTTGCGACAGGACTGCCGCGGCTCCTTTCCGAGCCCGATGCGCTCATCGGAGGCGCAGACTTGGGCTTATATCGCGCAAAGCGGGAGGGCCGGAATGTTGTCCGCGAGTCGCCGAGCCCTACCTAA
- a CDS encoding SOS response-associated peptidase translates to MGNSSLFAFAGLWDAWKDKDGHWLQSYAIVTTEANELMAKILPRMPVILHARDYDRWLDREETERLPIDLLRPFESEEMKVYEANPKVGNVRNNGPEMLKAAEKAAVDGALPL, encoded by the coding sequence CTGGGGAATAGTAGCCTGTTCGCGTTTGCGGGGCTTTGGGACGCCTGGAAAGACAAAGACGGTCACTGGCTTCAGTCCTATGCCATCGTGACCACTGAGGCGAACGAGCTGATGGCGAAAATCCTTCCGCGTATGCCTGTCATCCTTCATGCACGCGACTATGACCGCTGGCTGGACAGGGAAGAGACGGAACGTTTGCCGATCGATCTCCTCCGGCCCTTCGAATCTGAAGAAATGAAAGTCTATGAGGCCAATCCGAAGGTCGGGAACGTAAGAAACAACGGCCCGGAGATGCTGAAGGCGGCCGAAAAGGCCGCCGTGGATGGCGCACTGCCACTCTAG
- a CDS encoding LexA family protein, producing MAAILRAPSPAEDYLETPLDLSEYLIENKAATFMMRVDGDSMKDAGILDGDPLVVDRAAKPVNGSVVIVAVNGAPEARGSLRDAHSYRAFLILIQFGDDGIHTLTMTVGVSIIQIRKTQSEARDTERRVVTDRHHPVLMAEWSRRTQEIQQVRQ from the coding sequence ATGGCAGCGATCCTGCGGGCTCCAAGCCCCGCAGAGGACTACCTGGAGACTCCTCTCGATCTGTCCGAATACCTGATCGAGAACAAGGCCGCGACGTTCATGATGCGGGTCGATGGCGACTCGATGAAGGATGCCGGCATTCTGGACGGTGATCCGCTGGTCGTGGATCGCGCGGCGAAACCGGTGAATGGTTCCGTCGTGATTGTCGCGGTCAATGGCGCGCCTGAAGCGCGTGGGAGCTTGCGTGATGCTCATTCGTACCGTGCTTTTCTGATTCTCATCCAATTTGGTGACGATGGTATCCATACTCTAACGATGACCGTTGGAGTTTCAATCATCCAGATTCGAAAAACTCAGTCAGAGGCGAGGGACACGGAAAGACGCGTTGTCACAGATCGCCATCACCCCGTTCTCATGGCCGAATGGTCGAGGAGAACACAGGAGATACAACAAGTTCGACAATAG
- a CDS encoding HupE/UreJ family protein, translating into MKPKLAASVATGLLLSCIPAWAHRIDEYLQATILSLESNRMHASMRLIPGVMIAPSVIATIDTDHDGAFSDAEKRAYADRVLRDLSITIDGEAATPQLDSLAIPEALQLRDGLGEMHLEYHVGLPSATSSNRSLTISNHHMNDGSVYLVNVEVPQDHGLRIVDQKRNARQSNYELDFEQAGVAATRLRVRAWWNGLQFSSLFRLGMRHIAEGTDHLLFLLVLLLPAPLLAVGSRWASTATVRQSLLHIIGIVTAFTIGHSLTLTLAAMNFVHVPARPVEVFIAVSILVSAVHALRPIFPGREAWIAAFFGLIHGLAFASTLDRLGLARWDRVVGILSFNLGIETMQLLVVAFVLPSLLLMSRTRAYSAFRITGAAFASVASAMWIVERLFKIQTPADAIVNLVAQRGVVAAVLLFAASLLCLLLDRGPKALRS; encoded by the coding sequence ATGAAGCCGAAGCTGGCCGCTTCAGTCGCCACGGGTCTGCTGCTTTCGTGCATACCCGCGTGGGCGCATCGGATTGACGAGTATCTGCAGGCGACGATCCTCTCGCTGGAATCGAATCGCATGCACGCGTCCATGCGCCTGATTCCCGGTGTCATGATTGCGCCTTCGGTCATCGCGACGATCGACACGGATCATGATGGGGCGTTCTCTGACGCCGAGAAGCGGGCCTATGCCGATCGCGTTCTACGTGACCTGTCCATCACGATTGACGGCGAGGCAGCGACGCCTCAACTTGATTCCCTGGCTATTCCGGAAGCGTTGCAACTGCGCGATGGCTTGGGTGAAATGCATCTGGAGTATCACGTCGGTCTTCCGTCGGCCACTTCATCCAATCGGTCCCTGACAATTTCCAATCACCATATGAACGACGGGTCGGTCTACCTCGTCAACGTTGAGGTTCCGCAGGATCACGGTCTCCGCATCGTCGATCAGAAGAGGAATGCGCGGCAATCGAACTACGAACTGGACTTTGAGCAAGCCGGGGTGGCAGCGACGCGGTTGAGAGTTCGGGCATGGTGGAATGGTCTGCAGTTCTCCAGCCTTTTTCGCCTTGGCATGCGCCACATTGCAGAGGGCACGGACCATTTGCTTTTTCTCCTGGTCTTGTTGCTTCCAGCGCCGCTATTGGCAGTTGGCTCACGCTGGGCCTCGACCGCGACTGTTCGTCAAAGCCTTCTCCACATCATCGGCATCGTCACGGCATTCACCATCGGTCATTCGTTAACTCTGACCTTGGCAGCGATGAACTTCGTGCACGTCCCGGCGCGGCCGGTGGAGGTATTCATCGCCGTATCCATCCTGGTGTCCGCAGTCCATGCCTTACGGCCTATCTTCCCTGGCCGAGAGGCGTGGATCGCCGCATTTTTCGGTCTTATCCACGGCTTGGCGTTTGCGTCCACGCTCGACCGCCTCGGGCTCGCTCGGTGGGATCGAGTCGTGGGCATTCTGTCGTTCAATCTCGGCATCGAGACGATGCAACTGCTGGTTGTGGCGTTCGTTCTGCCATCGTTGCTGCTCATGAGCCGCACACGTGCTTACTCAGCGTTCCGGATCACCGGAGCAGCATTCGCGTCTGTGGCTTCTGCCATGTGGATTGTCGAACGGCTCTTCAAGATTCAGACTCCCGCGGACGCAATCGTGAACTTGGTGGCGCAAAGAGGTGTCGTGGCCGCGGTCCTATTGTTCGCAGCGAGCCTTCTGTGCCTACTTCTTGATAGGGGTCCAAAAGCCCTCAGGTCCTGA
- a CDS encoding Crp/Fnr family transcriptional regulator, producing MQSGAGSLTTFQNTLLSHLPVDSIERLQLVKIELPLKREIEFPGDEIRYLFFLEAGAASMTTTFHDGKQVEVALCGSEAVLGASFLMGTRRSLNRVYMQIAGYGYRTKSAVAADEFKLHGEFHRLILRHNQTQFIQSAQTAGCNARHPIQQRLARWLLLCDDRVQGGPIRLAQESIADMLGSRRTSVSIEAGKLQKSGLISYKRGKILITDRRGLEAAACECYAAVRNDAQRYADDNWDLERPIPRTATRGAKGEPALNRRNCE from the coding sequence ATGCAATCTGGCGCTGGAAGTCTGACGACGTTTCAAAATACCCTATTAAGCCATCTTCCGGTCGATTCGATAGAGCGTCTCCAACTGGTCAAAATAGAGCTGCCCCTTAAACGTGAGATCGAGTTTCCTGGTGACGAGATTAGGTACCTCTTCTTCCTTGAGGCCGGCGCTGCTTCGATGACGACTACTTTCCACGATGGGAAGCAAGTAGAAGTCGCGCTCTGTGGCAGTGAAGCTGTGCTGGGTGCCTCGTTCCTCATGGGGACGAGGAGAAGCCTGAACCGTGTTTACATGCAAATTGCGGGATACGGGTATAGAACAAAGAGCGCCGTAGCCGCTGATGAATTTAAGCTCCATGGGGAGTTTCATCGTTTGATTCTCCGTCATAATCAGACCCAGTTCATCCAGTCGGCCCAGACGGCAGGGTGTAATGCCCGCCATCCCATTCAGCAACGACTGGCGCGTTGGCTCCTCCTGTGCGACGACCGCGTCCAGGGCGGGCCGATCCGTCTTGCGCAGGAGTCCATCGCGGATATGCTTGGAAGCAGGCGTACCAGCGTCAGCATTGAAGCAGGTAAACTTCAGAAGTCCGGCCTGATCAGCTATAAACGTGGAAAAATCCTCATTACAGATCGTCGCGGCCTTGAAGCCGCGGCGTGCGAGTGCTACGCGGCCGTCCGCAACGACGCTCAGCGCTATGCTGATGACAACTGGGATTTAGAGAGGCCAATTCCGCGGACGGCCACCCGGGGCGCAAAAGGTGAACCTGCGCTGAATCGGCGGAACTGTGAGTAA
- a CDS encoding DUF3500 domain-containing protein produces the protein MRKKIVLAGAVALTVASGYVSLPRVEAKIIAHASPDRQTRAVVDATSAFLASLTAVQKQKVQFAFTSQKLGANAPFHRTADGGVAPGAPAGGQQAGSGGPGRGPGGPGGPGGQGRGPGGPGGKQGSPAGGPGGPGGGGGGFGGGPPGGFIGEQYGQAVWSNYPVSDVLRPGLRLGTLTAPQRAAAMHLLRTVLSPMGYQKVLEIMGSDQALTDAGTNFASGEAVYTIGIFGEPSATKPWMLEFGGHHLALNIVIAGPGGTMTPTLTGAQPSVYTHGGKTVRVLAQENDTAFALLDALDEKQKKQAILNYEVNDLVLGPGQAGKQIQPEGLKAADMSAKQRTMLLNVIAQWAGIVNEAYAKTRMAEIEADLNDTYFAWSGPVTHAAGKNGSSYYRIQGPRLVIEFSPQGVGGDPTMHVHTIYRDPTNDYGVKLTGAK, from the coding sequence ATGAGGAAAAAGATCGTACTGGCCGGTGCCGTCGCGCTCACGGTGGCTTCGGGTTATGTGAGCCTTCCACGGGTCGAAGCAAAGATCATTGCGCACGCGTCCCCAGATCGCCAGACGCGCGCCGTGGTCGACGCTACGTCTGCGTTTCTTGCGTCGTTGACGGCGGTTCAAAAGCAGAAGGTTCAGTTTGCCTTCACGTCGCAGAAGCTTGGCGCCAACGCTCCCTTTCATAGAACGGCAGACGGCGGTGTAGCACCGGGCGCTCCTGCTGGTGGGCAGCAAGCCGGTTCAGGTGGACCGGGGCGCGGTCCAGGTGGGCCTGGGGGCCCCGGCGGTCAAGGGCGAGGCCCAGGTGGTCCGGGCGGTAAGCAAGGTAGTCCAGCGGGCGGCCCTGGTGGCCCCGGCGGAGGCGGTGGTGGTTTTGGCGGCGGACCTCCGGGTGGTTTCATCGGAGAGCAGTACGGCCAAGCGGTATGGTCAAACTATCCAGTAAGCGATGTGCTGCGACCGGGCCTTCGTCTTGGCACGTTGACCGCTCCGCAGCGCGCGGCGGCGATGCACCTGCTGCGAACTGTGCTTAGTCCTATGGGCTATCAAAAGGTGCTTGAGATCATGGGTTCAGATCAGGCGCTGACCGATGCTGGGACCAACTTCGCATCGGGCGAGGCCGTATACACCATCGGCATCTTCGGCGAGCCGAGCGCGACCAAGCCGTGGATGCTCGAGTTTGGGGGCCATCATCTCGCACTGAACATCGTGATCGCAGGTCCCGGTGGCACCATGACCCCAACGCTGACCGGCGCGCAGCCGTCCGTGTACACGCACGGCGGCAAAACGGTTCGCGTGCTTGCCCAGGAGAACGACACAGCCTTCGCCCTGCTGGACGCATTGGATGAAAAGCAGAAGAAGCAGGCCATCCTGAACTATGAAGTGAACGATCTGGTGCTTGGGCCGGGACAGGCTGGCAAGCAGATTCAGCCGGAGGGATTGAAGGCAGCGGACATGAGCGCGAAGCAGCGCACCATGCTGCTGAACGTCATCGCACAGTGGGCTGGCATTGTGAACGAAGCCTATGCGAAGACTCGCATGGCAGAGATTGAAGCAGACCTGAACGACACCTACTTTGCGTGGAGCGGACCCGTGACCCACGCGGCAGGCAAGAACGGCAGTTCGTACTACCGCATCCAAGGGCCGCGACTGGTTATCGAGTTTTCGCCCCAGGGCGTCGGCGGCGACCCTACGATGCACGTCCACACCATCTACCGCGATCCCACCAACGACTACGGCGTAAAGCTCACGGGTGCAAAATGA